The following proteins are co-located in the Pedobacter sp. FW305-3-2-15-E-R2A2 genome:
- a CDS encoding biosynthetic peptidoglycan transglycosylase, with amino-acid sequence MHLPKINIPKKYLKIGAWVLGVFLLLSVVLGSIAYSKREALLKTMMAKAIAKADKDYGLDIKIGESGFSGLSTVHMKNISVVPKDRDTLSTIDDFTVGVKLFPLIFGNVKLSEIILNKGTLNVVFKDSLSNLDFFLKRKKKNTEKKTKSDLADIAHNLLNQVLYKIPDNMEIKDLMLQVNDNDTAKLKFLTTTATINDGELQSNIVVNDNAATWHVNGTVKPGRRQLDVMLFADHKKVELPYLEHKLKAKFSFDTVRTEMKSADYSGDDFKIKGSWSVKNLMVNHPKIASNDIVISDAKIDADMLIGPNYVALDSSSTVFLKKATLHPYVKYTLSPNKIYELKIQAPEQDAQEVLNAFPQGLFESLDGLKVSGKVKYDLNFYLDSSIPDSVRFNSGLTPSNFKILKWGKTNLQKINKDFVYTPYERGKPMRDILIGPSNPNFTPLSGVSSNFKNAILTSEDPSFFTHKGFVQESIRKSFAVNFKEKKFVRGGSTISMQLVKNIFLSRQKTLARKAEEILIVWLIENNRLISKNRMLEVYFNIIEMGQNIYGIGEATRYYFGKRPSDLNIGEGIFLANIVPRPKIALYKFRGDGGLKDYLYPYFKYIGNIMAKRGLTPPDSSGYGFYNVQLRAGLRQYLLPDSTTVDTTAFDNEDPLPAIETHDESKSLFDRIFGGGAKKDTASRPAVKTDSLQKTKKQLRQERREQRRKEKELEKQLEQSKENP; translated from the coding sequence ATGCATCTTCCAAAAATTAACATCCCTAAAAAATACCTGAAAATTGGCGCGTGGGTGTTAGGGGTTTTTCTATTGCTTTCTGTTGTTCTTGGCTCTATAGCCTATAGCAAAAGAGAGGCGTTATTAAAAACAATGATGGCCAAAGCAATTGCGAAAGCCGACAAAGACTATGGTCTGGACATTAAAATCGGAGAATCCGGATTCAGTGGATTGAGCACCGTCCACATGAAAAACATTTCTGTAGTCCCAAAAGACCGCGATACCCTTTCTACCATTGATGATTTTACTGTTGGCGTAAAGCTTTTTCCCCTGATCTTCGGAAACGTTAAACTCTCCGAGATCATCCTGAATAAGGGAACACTGAATGTCGTATTCAAAGATTCTTTAAGCAATCTGGACTTTTTTCTGAAACGGAAAAAGAAAAACACAGAAAAGAAAACCAAATCAGACCTTGCCGATATTGCACACAACCTTCTGAATCAGGTTTTATATAAAATCCCTGACAATATGGAAATAAAAGACCTTATGCTTCAGGTCAATGATAATGATACCGCAAAGCTGAAGTTCTTAACTACAACAGCTACGATAAATGATGGCGAACTGCAATCCAATATCGTAGTGAACGACAATGCTGCAACATGGCATGTAAATGGAACGGTAAAACCGGGAAGAAGACAACTTGATGTCATGCTCTTTGCGGATCATAAAAAAGTAGAGCTGCCCTACCTGGAACATAAACTCAAAGCGAAATTCAGCTTTGACACCGTCAGGACAGAAATGAAAAGCGCAGACTACAGTGGGGATGATTTCAAAATAAAGGGATCATGGTCTGTTAAAAATCTGATGGTCAACCATCCAAAAATAGCGTCCAATGACATTGTCATTTCAGATGCAAAAATTGATGCAGATATGCTTATCGGGCCTAATTATGTAGCCTTGGATAGCTCATCTACTGTCTTTCTTAAAAAAGCAACCCTTCATCCATATGTAAAATATACCTTATCCCCGAACAAGATTTATGAACTGAAAATTCAGGCTCCGGAACAAGACGCCCAGGAAGTTCTGAATGCTTTCCCACAAGGATTATTTGAATCATTGGACGGCTTAAAGGTAAGCGGAAAAGTAAAATACGACCTTAACTTTTACCTGGACAGTTCTATTCCGGATAGCGTTCGCTTCAATTCCGGACTAACCCCAAGTAATTTCAAGATCCTTAAATGGGGGAAAACAAACCTTCAAAAGATCAATAAAGACTTTGTCTATACCCCTTACGAGAGAGGAAAGCCAATGCGTGATATCCTTATCGGCCCTTCCAATCCAAACTTCACCCCGCTATCGGGTGTATCCAGTAATTTCAAAAATGCGATATTAACCTCTGAGGATCCATCCTTCTTTACCCATAAAGGATTCGTACAGGAATCTATCCGTAAATCTTTTGCTGTAAATTTCAAGGAGAAGAAATTTGTCAGGGGAGGAAGTACCATCTCCATGCAACTGGTAAAAAACATCTTCCTCAGCAGACAGAAAACACTGGCCAGAAAGGCAGAAGAAATTCTTATAGTATGGCTGATTGAAAACAATCGCCTGATCAGTAAAAACAGAATGTTGGAAGTTTATTTCAACATCATAGAGATGGGACAAAATATTTATGGAATCGGTGAAGCCACAAGGTATTATTTTGGAAAAAGACCTTCAGACCTCAACATCGGTGAGGGAATTTTTCTCGCAAATATTGTTCCCCGACCAAAAATTGCACTTTATAAATTTAGAGGGGACGGGGGTCTAAAAGACTATCTGTACCCTTATTTCAAGTACATTGGAAACATTATGGCTAAGCGTGGCCTGACGCCTCCCGACAGTAGCGGCTATGGTTTTTACAATGTCCAATTGAGAGCAGGTCTTAGACAATACCTGTTACCAGACTCAACTACCGTTGATACAACGGCATTTGACAACGAAGATCCCTTGCCAGCGATAGAAACACATGACGAGTCAAAAAGTCTGTTCGATCGCATCTTTGGTGGAGGGGCTAAAAAAGATACCGCTTCCAGACCTGCTGTAAAAACAGATAGCCTTCAAAAAACAAAAAAGCAACTCAGACAGGAGCGAAGAGAGCAGCGAAGGAAAGAAAAAGAATTAGAAAAGCAGCTGGAACAATCAAAAGAGAATCCTTAG
- the hpt gene encoding hypoxanthine phosphoribosyltransferase: protein MNTIKIEDKEFEILLENDNIAKRTRLIGIQINVDYEDRCPIFIGVLNGSFLFMADLVKEITVPCEMAFIRVSSYQDTQSTGEIKEVFGLPANLKDRDIILVEDIVDTGFTLGYILKEVYKQQPASVKVCSLLLKPEALKAPIEELEYVGFEVANEFVVGYGLDYNGLGRNLNHIYKAKTVASPLP from the coding sequence ATGAACACGATTAAAATAGAAGACAAGGAATTCGAAATACTACTCGAAAACGACAACATTGCAAAACGAACCCGATTGATTGGAATTCAGATCAATGTGGATTACGAAGATAGATGCCCTATTTTTATCGGAGTCTTAAATGGGAGTTTCCTATTTATGGCAGACCTGGTAAAAGAGATTACAGTACCTTGCGAAATGGCCTTTATCCGGGTTTCCTCTTATCAGGATACCCAAAGTACCGGAGAAATTAAAGAAGTATTTGGTCTCCCTGCCAATCTGAAAGACAGAGATATCATTCTTGTTGAAGATATTGTTGATACTGGTTTTACACTAGGATATATCCTGAAGGAAGTTTATAAACAACAACCGGCATCCGTGAAGGTTTGTTCGCTCCTGCTAAAGCCAGAAGCATTAAAAGCACCCATAGAGGAGTTGGAATATGTTGGCTTTGAAGTTGCAAATGAGTTTGTTGTTGGCTATGGTTTGGATTATAACGGACTGGGCAGAAATCTCAACCATATCTATAAGGCTAAAACTGTTGCATCCCCTTTACCTTAA
- a CDS encoding phosphatidylserine decarboxylase family protein, which yields MTIHKEGYTTIAISLLFIFILNAIIDYRFADITWLRWFVYIFSAVLFLIVLQFFRNPSRQFTMADNKVICPADGKVVVIEETEEGEYFKDKRIQVSIFMSPVNVHINRNPISGVVKFFKYHPGKYLAAWNPKSSTENERTTVVVEHANGTPVLFRQIAGALARRIVWYVKEGDVVQQNKEFGFIKFGSRVDIFLPLGTKVNLELDQVVKGGITVLAELS from the coding sequence ATGACGATACATAAAGAAGGTTACACCACCATCGCAATATCATTACTTTTCATCTTTATATTGAATGCTATTATTGACTATAGATTTGCAGATATAACATGGTTAAGATGGTTTGTTTATATTTTCTCAGCTGTTTTATTTCTCATCGTTTTACAGTTTTTCAGAAACCCAAGCAGACAGTTCACGATGGCAGACAATAAAGTAATTTGCCCTGCAGATGGTAAAGTTGTGGTAATTGAAGAAACTGAAGAAGGAGAGTATTTTAAAGACAAAAGAATTCAGGTTTCGATATTCATGTCGCCCGTTAATGTACACATCAATAGAAATCCGATTTCAGGAGTGGTAAAGTTTTTCAAATACCATCCTGGTAAATACCTTGCAGCATGGAACCCAAAATCCTCTACTGAGAACGAAAGGACAACAGTAGTTGTAGAGCATGCTAACGGAACACCTGTGTTGTTCAGACAAATTGCAGGTGCGCTTGCCAGACGTATTGTATGGTATGTAAAAGAAGGTGATGTAGTGCAACAAAACAAAGAGTTTGGCTTCATTAAATTTGGCTCCAGAGTAGATATCTTTTTGCCATTGGGCACTAAGGTTAACTTAGAACTAGATCAGGTCGTAAAAGGCGGAATTACCGTCTTGGCGGAATTAAGCTAA
- a CDS encoding mechanosensitive ion channel family protein yields the protein MDSPFFEQIFWGNTIKDYCLFAGILLFGALFKKIISRLLSLLLFRLFKKFASAVKDDTFVALLLQPIAFFISLCSYYLAINQLKHPLNLVLFGYAKQIEKTKETVHVTLGQAIDKVFLFLIILSVFWIILRIIDFIAHVLKFKASLTADRADDQLVPFLKELAKTIICFFGFFVLLGYVFEINVLTLITGLGIGGIAIALAAKESLENLIGSFTIFLDKPFTVGDVVKVDGVEGTIDKVGFRSTRLISPDKTTIVIPNRAMIDGVLENVTKRDFRRVNFFIGITYETPTTAIKEIVTAINTLLTEHPKTTDGFAVFDNFGDSALNIQVVYLVVQMPHSEYIRVKEEINFQLISIVQEHGSDFAYPTQRVVGEEPSVAAATSAG from the coding sequence ATGGATAGTCCGTTTTTTGAACAGATATTCTGGGGAAACACCATTAAAGATTATTGTCTTTTTGCGGGAATCCTTCTATTTGGTGCATTATTTAAGAAAATCATATCACGTCTGCTGAGTCTGCTGTTATTTCGCTTGTTTAAGAAATTTGCCTCCGCAGTTAAGGATGATACTTTTGTTGCGCTGTTGCTGCAGCCGATCGCTTTCTTCATTAGTCTGTGTTCCTACTATCTGGCCATTAACCAACTAAAGCACCCCTTAAATCTGGTGTTATTTGGATATGCTAAGCAGATAGAAAAAACGAAAGAAACAGTACATGTCACCCTTGGGCAGGCTATAGATAAGGTCTTTCTCTTTCTTATTATTCTTTCTGTTTTTTGGATCATACTGAGAATTATTGATTTTATTGCTCATGTACTGAAGTTTAAAGCCTCTCTTACAGCGGATCGTGCAGATGATCAGCTCGTACCTTTTTTGAAGGAACTCGCCAAGACCATTATCTGTTTCTTTGGCTTTTTTGTATTGCTCGGTTATGTTTTCGAAATCAATGTCTTAACGTTAATTACAGGTTTAGGGATTGGTGGTATTGCGATCGCCCTGGCTGCAAAAGAAAGTCTCGAAAATCTGATTGGTTCTTTTACTATTTTCCTTGACAAACCTTTTACGGTTGGGGATGTGGTAAAGGTTGATGGAGTAGAAGGGACTATTGATAAGGTTGGTTTTAGAAGTACCAGGCTAATTAGCCCCGATAAAACAACGATTGTTATACCCAATAGGGCAATGATCGATGGCGTACTGGAAAATGTAACCAAAAGAGATTTCAGAAGGGTAAACTTCTTCATTGGAATCACTTATGAAACCCCTACTACAGCCATAAAAGAGATCGTAACCGCTATTAATACTTTATTAACGGAACATCCTAAAACAACGGATGGTTTTGCTGTTTTTGATAATTTTGGCGATTCGGCTTTAAATATCCAGGTGGTGTATCTGGTGGTACAAATGCCACATAGTGAGTATATCAGGGTTAAAGAAGAGATTAATTTTCAGTTGATCAGCATTGTTCAGGAGCATGGCTCTGACTTTGCCTATCCAACACAACGTGTCGTAGGAGAGGAACCTTCTGTTGCTGCTGCTACAAGTGCAGGTTAA
- a CDS encoding Glu/Leu/Phe/Val dehydrogenase dimerization domain-containing protein: MKDLLKKFEEKRPEIVFEWKDKESEAEGWVVINSLRGGAAGGGTRMRKGLDKREVESLAKTMEVKFTVSGPPIGGAKSGINFDPADPRKKEVLDRWYKAVIPLLKSYYGTGGDLNIDEIHEVIPITENYGLWHPQEGVINGHYQARENERIHQIGQLRYGVSKVLEDLNYTPDIKRKYKVADMITGYGVAESIRHFYHIWGGEIAGKKAIIQGWGNVAAAAGYYLAQHGVKVVGIIDRVGGLIKKEGFTLDEIVDLFNKREKNTLVSPDLIPFEQASKEIWNIGAEIFVPAAASRLVQQSEVDQMISGGLEVIACGANVPFADKEIFFGSIMEHADSHVAVIPDFISNCGMARVFAYLMQRNVEMSDDAIFTDASNIIYNAMVNIHKQSAAKKELSKTAFEIALKQLI; the protein is encoded by the coding sequence ATGAAAGACCTGTTAAAAAAATTCGAAGAGAAGAGACCCGAAATTGTTTTTGAGTGGAAAGATAAAGAATCAGAAGCCGAAGGCTGGGTCGTGATCAACTCTCTCCGTGGCGGGGCAGCGGGTGGTGGAACCCGGATGCGTAAAGGGCTAGATAAAAGAGAAGTCGAATCTTTGGCAAAAACAATGGAAGTGAAATTTACTGTTTCAGGCCCTCCTATAGGAGGTGCTAAATCGGGAATTAACTTTGATCCTGCAGATCCAAGAAAAAAAGAAGTCCTGGATAGATGGTATAAAGCGGTAATACCTTTGTTAAAAAGCTATTATGGTACAGGAGGAGATTTGAATATTGATGAAATCCATGAGGTGATCCCAATCACCGAAAATTATGGACTTTGGCACCCTCAGGAAGGTGTAATCAACGGGCACTATCAGGCTAGAGAAAATGAAAGGATTCATCAAATTGGTCAATTACGCTACGGCGTTTCTAAGGTTTTAGAGGACCTGAATTATACGCCTGATATCAAAAGAAAATATAAAGTAGCTGATATGATCACCGGATATGGTGTAGCAGAATCTATCAGGCATTTCTATCACATCTGGGGTGGTGAAATTGCCGGAAAAAAGGCGATTATTCAAGGTTGGGGTAATGTTGCCGCCGCGGCAGGCTATTATCTTGCTCAGCACGGTGTAAAAGTTGTAGGAATTATTGACCGTGTGGGTGGATTAATAAAGAAAGAAGGATTTACACTGGACGAAATCGTTGATTTGTTTAATAAAAGAGAGAAAAATACATTGGTCTCTCCAGATCTTATCCCATTTGAACAAGCCAGTAAAGAAATTTGGAACATTGGAGCTGAAATTTTTGTTCCAGCTGCGGCTTCCCGTCTTGTTCAGCAGTCGGAAGTGGATCAGATGATCTCTGGTGGCCTGGAAGTAATTGCCTGCGGTGCAAACGTTCCTTTTGCAGACAAAGAGATCTTCTTTGGAAGTATAATGGAGCATGCTGATAGCCATGTTGCAGTAATCCCTGATTTTATTTCCAACTGTGGAATGGCGAGGGTTTTTGCCTATCTGATGCAAAGAAATGTAGAAATGAGTGATGATGCGATTTTTACTGATGCCTCTAATATCATTTACAATGCGATGGTAAACATTCATAAACAATCTGCAGCAAAGAAAGAATTGTCTAAAACTGCCTTTGAAATCGCATTAAAACAATTGATATAA
- the rplS gene encoding 50S ribosomal protein L19, with product MDLVKFVEEQVIAKNEFPAFKSGDTVSVHYKIREGNKERIQIYQGVVLQRNSVGANETFTVRKMSNGIGVERIFPINSPNIAKIEVNSHGKVRRAKLFYLRELTGKAARIKSKRV from the coding sequence ATGGATTTAGTAAAATTTGTTGAAGAGCAGGTAATCGCAAAAAATGAGTTTCCTGCATTCAAATCAGGAGATACAGTGAGTGTTCACTATAAAATTCGCGAAGGTAATAAAGAACGTATTCAAATTTACCAAGGTGTAGTATTACAACGTAATAGTGTAGGTGCTAATGAAACGTTTACTGTTCGTAAAATGTCTAATGGTATTGGTGTGGAACGTATATTCCCTATCAATTCGCCTAATATCGCTAAAATAGAGGTTAATAGCCACGGTAAAGTTCGCAGAGCGAAACTATTCTACCTACGTGAATTGACTGGTAAAGCAGCTCGTATCAAATCTAAAAGAGTTTAA
- the trmD gene encoding tRNA (guanosine(37)-N1)-methyltransferase TrmD, which yields MRFDIISVLPDLLESPFAHSILQRAQKKGIAEIVVHNLRDYSTNKQKSVDDYPYGGGSGMVMSIPPFARCIEQLKSEREYDEVIFMSPDGVTFNQTIANELSGKGNVIILCGHYKGIDQRIRDLFVTREISIGDYVLSGGELPAAVLVDAIVRLIPGVLNDETSALSDSFQGELLDAPVYTRPADWNGHKVPDVLLSGHELKINEWRHEQALLRTQQRRPDLLED from the coding sequence ATGCGTTTTGACATCATATCCGTTTTACCTGATTTACTTGAAAGTCCATTTGCCCATTCTATTTTGCAGCGTGCTCAGAAAAAGGGAATTGCAGAAATTGTAGTGCACAACCTTCGGGATTATTCAACAAACAAACAAAAAAGCGTTGATGATTATCCCTATGGTGGGGGTAGTGGAATGGTGATGTCAATTCCTCCTTTTGCCCGTTGTATTGAGCAGTTGAAAAGCGAGCGGGAATATGATGAGGTGATTTTTATGAGCCCTGATGGAGTTACCTTTAACCAGACCATTGCAAATGAATTGTCGGGAAAAGGAAATGTAATCATTCTATGTGGTCATTATAAGGGTATAGACCAACGTATAAGAGATTTGTTCGTAACGAGAGAGATTTCTATTGGAGATTATGTTTTGTCTGGAGGAGAGCTTCCTGCGGCTGTTCTCGTTGACGCTATTGTACGGCTGATTCCTGGAGTGTTGAATGATGAAACCTCGGCGCTATCCGATAGTTTTCAGGGAGAGCTGTTAGATGCGCCCGTGTACACCCGTCCAGCCGACTGGAACGGGCATAAAGTTCCAGATGTGCTACTAAGTGGTCATGAGTTGAAAATAAATGAATGGCGTCATGAGCAGGCTTTATTAAGAACCCAACAACGGAGGCCTGACTTACTTGAAGATTAA
- the rimM gene encoding ribosome maturation factor RimM (Essential for efficient processing of 16S rRNA) encodes MKIEEAFYIGYITKTKGLKGEVQLFFEYDEPELLELDVIFADFNGKMVPYFVSTYKLHTNNTGNFYFDDVDHIDKAQPLLRKKIYLPLTKMPDRSNDEFHYEDLKGYLVSDENHGELGEILEVNEYPQQFVATVSYRDKEIMFPLNDDMIVEIDEEESILRVHLPDGLIDLYLEN; translated from the coding sequence ATGAAGATTGAAGAAGCATTTTACATTGGTTATATCACCAAGACTAAGGGGTTAAAGGGAGAGGTTCAGCTGTTTTTTGAATATGATGAGCCTGAGTTGTTGGAACTGGATGTCATTTTTGCTGATTTTAACGGAAAAATGGTGCCCTACTTCGTCTCGACTTATAAGCTACATACCAACAATACCGGAAATTTTTATTTTGATGATGTAGATCATATTGATAAAGCACAACCTTTATTGAGAAAAAAGATCTATTTGCCGTTGACAAAAATGCCGGACCGTTCAAATGATGAATTTCACTATGAGGACTTGAAGGGATATTTGGTTTCGGATGAAAACCATGGAGAACTTGGCGAGATTCTGGAAGTGAATGAATATCCTCAGCAGTTCGTGGCTACAGTATCTTATCGGGATAAAGAGATCATGTTTCCTTTGAATGATGACATGATCGTTGAGATCGATGAAGAGGAGAGTATCTTAAGGGTTCATCTTCCTGATGGTTTGATCGATCTTTACCTCGAAAATTAA
- a CDS encoding 30S ribosomal protein S16 has protein sequence MATKIRLQRFGKKGKPFFHVVVADSRSPRDGKFIERLGSYNPNTNPATIEINFEKTLDWVNKGAEPTDTCRAILSYKGVLYKKHLEGGVKKGALTAEQADAKFAEWLGAKDGQIEGKKDGLTKSKDEVRKAALAAETKKNADRAAALAIKNAPVAEEVVEEEVVAEEVAEETPATEEAPATEENKEEQA, from the coding sequence ATGGCAACTAAAATCAGATTGCAAAGATTCGGTAAAAAAGGGAAACCTTTTTTCCACGTAGTGGTAGCGGATTCCCGTTCACCAAGAGATGGTAAATTCATTGAGCGTTTAGGTTCTTATAACCCAAATACCAATCCAGCGACCATCGAAATCAATTTCGAAAAAACATTAGACTGGGTTAACAAAGGTGCTGAGCCTACGGATACTTGTCGTGCTATCCTTTCTTACAAAGGTGTTTTATACAAAAAACACTTAGAAGGTGGTGTTAAAAAAGGTGCTTTGACAGCAGAACAGGCAGATGCTAAATTTGCAGAGTGGTTAGGTGCTAAAGATGGTCAGATCGAAGGTAAAAAAGACGGTTTAACTAAGTCTAAAGATGAAGTTAGAAAAGCGGCATTAGCTGCTGAAACCAAGAAAAATGCAGACCGTGCAGCTGCTTTAGCAATCAAAAATGCTCCTGTAGCAGAAGAGGTTGTTGAAGAAGAAGTAGTAGCGGAAGAAGTAGCTGAGGAAACTCCTGCAACTGAAGAAGCTCCTGCAACTGAAGAAAACAAAGAAGAGCAAGCATAA
- a CDS encoding 5'(3')-deoxyribonucleotidase, protein MRIAIDMDEVLADPLSKFIKLYHRDYGVPLDLVPEPGNEIYHHVPEHANHKWFDYISEKGFFRDLPLIEGSVEAVRKLQQHHDVYIVSAATEFRNSLEDKMDWLADHFPFITWQNIMFCGDKIVDVDVMIDDRAKNFIGFKGRKLLFSSPHNLLLTDYERVDNWQQVLDKLVGPEL, encoded by the coding sequence ATGAGAATAGCAATAGATATGGACGAAGTCCTGGCCGATCCCCTCAGCAAATTTATCAAATTATACCACCGGGATTACGGAGTTCCCCTGGACCTGGTTCCAGAGCCAGGAAACGAAATTTATCACCATGTTCCTGAACACGCCAACCATAAATGGTTCGATTATATCAGTGAAAAAGGATTTTTTCGGGATCTCCCATTGATCGAAGGAAGCGTCGAAGCCGTCCGTAAATTACAACAGCACCACGACGTTTACATCGTTTCTGCGGCAACAGAATTTCGAAATTCACTCGAGGATAAAATGGATTGGCTTGCCGATCACTTCCCTTTCATTACCTGGCAGAACATCATGTTTTGCGGGGATAAAATCGTAGATGTTGACGTAATGATAGACGACAGGGCAAAGAATTTTATTGGCTTTAAAGGCAGAAAACTATTGTTCAGCTCTCCACACAACCTCTTACTGACGGATTACGAACGCGTAGACAACTGGCAGCAGGTTCTGGACAAATTAGTAGGTCCGGAATTGTAA
- a CDS encoding heavy metal-binding domain-containing protein — protein MLITTTNSIEGKKVIKYIGLVSGETIIGANIFKDLFAGIRDIVGGRSGSYEQVLREGKNTAINEMQQYAAAMGANAIIGVDLDYETVGSGGSMLMVAATGTAVIIE, from the coding sequence ATGCTAATTACAACAACAAACTCTATAGAAGGCAAAAAAGTAATCAAATACATCGGCCTTGTAAGCGGCGAAACCATAATTGGCGCCAATATTTTTAAAGATCTTTTCGCTGGTATCAGAGATATCGTGGGTGGAAGATCTGGTTCTTACGAACAAGTATTAAGAGAAGGAAAAAATACAGCAATAAATGAAATGCAGCAGTACGCGGCCGCAATGGGCGCAAATGCGATCATTGGGGTAGACTTAGACTATGAAACCGTAGGAAGTGGTGGTAGCATGCTTATGGTTGCAGCAACAGGAACCGCAGTGATCATTGAATAA
- the pfkA gene encoding 6-phosphofructokinase, with protein MNKIKNIGVLTSGGDAPGMNAAIRAVVRAGIYYDLKVTGILRGYEGLIHGDFIEMDRKSVANIIQRGGTILKTARSDAFRTKEGRTEAHRQLVNQGIDALIVIGGDGTFTGAHLLTTEFDFPVVGLPGTIDNDLEGTDFTIGYDTAINTVINAVDKIRDTAESHDRLFIVEVMGRDSGLIALRSGIGVGAEAIMIPEANMGVDGLVTRLESGRKDKSSKIIIVAEGDEVGGAFNVGEVLKEKFPHYDIRVSVLGHIQRGGKPSCMDRVLASRLGVTAVEGLIAGQSGVMVGQKNREILFTPFDHAIKHIDAKEITPAWLKLVEILSL; from the coding sequence ATGAATAAGATTAAAAATATAGGAGTACTAACTTCTGGAGGTGACGCTCCGGGAATGAATGCTGCCATTAGGGCAGTGGTTAGAGCGGGAATCTATTATGATTTGAAAGTTACGGGAATATTGAGAGGATATGAAGGCCTGATTCATGGCGATTTCATTGAAATGGACCGAAAATCTGTCGCCAATATTATTCAGCGTGGCGGTACGATCTTAAAAACTGCCAGAAGTGATGCTTTCCGAACAAAGGAAGGCAGGACAGAAGCACACCGTCAGTTGGTAAATCAGGGGATAGACGCACTAATTGTGATTGGTGGGGATGGCACTTTTACCGGAGCTCATTTGCTGACTACAGAATTTGATTTTCCTGTAGTCGGATTGCCTGGAACAATTGACAATGACCTTGAAGGAACGGACTTTACAATAGGTTACGATACGGCTATTAATACCGTAATCAATGCCGTAGACAAGATCCGGGATACGGCAGAGTCACATGATCGTTTATTTATTGTAGAAGTGATGGGGCGTGACTCCGGGCTGATTGCTTTGAGAAGTGGAATTGGTGTTGGAGCGGAAGCCATTATGATCCCTGAAGCAAATATGGGAGTAGATGGACTGGTGACAAGACTAGAATCAGGACGTAAAGATAAATCATCAAAAATTATCATTGTAGCAGAGGGAGATGAAGTAGGTGGTGCATTTAATGTAGGAGAGGTTTTGAAAGAGAAATTCCCTCATTATGACATTAGGGTCTCTGTATTAGGGCATATCCAGCGTGGAGGAAAGCCAAGCTGTATGGACCGGGTATTGGCTAGCCGTCTGGGTGTTACTGCAGTGGAGGGGCTGATCGCGGGTCAGTCAGGCGTAATGGTTGGACAAAAAAACCGTGAAATTCTTTTCACTCCTTTTGATCATGCCATCAAACATATTGATGCGAAAGAAATTACACCGGCCTGGTTAAAGCTGGTAGAGATACTTTCCTTATAA